A single Vulcanisaeta distributa DSM 14429 DNA region contains:
- a CDS encoding HEPN domain-containing protein, with amino-acid sequence MDRLSEAERWLRQSLRDLDAARGSLAGGYYEWACFQAQQAAEKAVKALLHGLGVGAWGHSIVELLDMLRDRYNIEGLMPLARELDRHYIPARYPNSFESGYPAMYYDNEVAERAIKAAEAIITWVRERLRELGLAT; translated from the coding sequence GTGGATAGGTTGAGTGAGGCTGAGAGGTGGCTTAGGCAGTCCCTCAGGGACTTGGACGCCGCTAGGGGTAGCTTGGCTGGTGGTTACTATGAGTGGGCATGCTTCCAGGCCCAGCAGGCTGCTGAAAAGGCCGTTAAGGCCCTGCTTCACGGGCTTGGCGTAGGCGCGTGGGGGCATAGTATAGTTGAGCTCCTTGACATGCTTAGGGATAGGTACAATATCGAGGGATTGATGCCATTGGCTAGGGAGTTGGATAGGCACTACATACCCGCAAGGTACCCAAACTCCTTCGAAAGTGGATACCCCGCGATGTATTATGATAATGAAGTTGCGGAAAGGGCTATTAAGGCTGCCGAGGCAATCATAACGTGGGTGAGGGAGAGACTAAGAGAGCTTGGCTTAGCGACTTAA
- a CDS encoding ATPase, whose translation MPSRLSVGVNIDELINRVKEGGAYFGVEELGGFPMIFRDREREVKALLRELGGVGIVYGPLGCGKSTFLRNFSAALGGVRDDVIAMYVNLEERTLANSLRTYAIGLGSDVRNAVVKAFNSNIMPIITGTEPGLLVGISRFFYDLINELKVRRELRDKYVVLVFDELDKRYRAMLNVGDDAQVGYGVVEGEVMAYAGAIEEHSSVIYDNVRGLVVIFGFSNRVAVDIARRGGSKGGLNSLLLWYLPKEEFIGIINDVSRRAPPSKPIDVEVLWQLLGGNIRELAMLVLRYGWDVNAWLSSTVIRKVRDVIIHEVRIRSLEVNALLSRAIDPSPRNAYLHLGGDYLMRMNILIDIYGTVLSELPREPWVDSDFAYQLPAYYWALKAMIDKSTVDINPEDVIDEVTGGHR comes from the coding sequence ATGCCAAGTAGGCTTAGCGTTGGTGTTAATATTGATGAATTAATTAATAGGGTTAAGGAGGGTGGTGCTTACTTTGGTGTCGAGGAGCTCGGCGGATTTCCAATGATATTCAGAGATCGTGAACGTGAGGTTAAGGCGCTCCTTAGGGAGTTGGGTGGGGTTGGGATTGTTTATGGGCCATTGGGTTGCGGTAAATCAACATTCCTAAGGAATTTCTCGGCAGCACTTGGGGGTGTTAGGGATGATGTTATTGCCATGTATGTAAACCTTGAGGAGAGGACCCTGGCGAATTCATTAAGGACTTACGCAATTGGCTTGGGGAGTGATGTTAGGAATGCGGTGGTTAAGGCGTTTAACAGTAATATAATGCCGATAATTACTGGAACTGAGCCTGGCCTACTTGTTGGCATTAGCAGGTTTTTCTATGATTTAATTAATGAGTTGAAGGTTAGGAGGGAATTGAGGGATAAGTACGTTGTGCTGGTCTTTGATGAGCTTGATAAGCGCTATAGGGCTATGCTTAATGTGGGTGATGACGCGCAAGTTGGTTATGGCGTTGTTGAGGGTGAGGTCATGGCTTACGCGGGGGCTATTGAGGAGCACTCTAGCGTTATTTACGATAATGTCAGGGGTTTAGTCGTGATCTTCGGCTTTAGTAATAGGGTTGCCGTGGATATAGCCAGGAGGGGCGGGTCTAAGGGTGGACTTAATAGTCTCCTGCTTTGGTATCTGCCGAAGGAGGAGTTTATCGGCATAATCAATGATGTGTCTCGGAGAGCGCCGCCATCCAAGCCCATTGATGTTGAAGTGCTTTGGCAGTTACTTGGTGGTAATATTAGGGAGCTTGCAATGCTTGTGCTTAGGTATGGTTGGGACGTGAATGCCTGGTTATCAAGCACGGTAATTAGGAAGGTAAGGGACGTCATTATCCATGAAGTAAGGATTAGGAGTCTCGAAGTGAATGCGTTATTAAGTAGGGCCATTGACCCAAGCCCCAGGAATGCCTATCTACACCTTGGTGGAGATTACCTAATGCGTATGAACATCCTCATTGACATCTATGGGACAGTACTATCAGAATTGCCAAGGGAACCCTGGGTTGATAGTGATTTTGCGTACCAATTACCTGCCTACTACTGGGCTTTGAAGGCCATGATTGACAAGTCCACAGTTGATATTAACCCAGAGGACGTTATTGATGAAGTGACGGGAGGGCATAGATAA
- a CDS encoding class I SAM-dependent methyltransferase, whose product MNREVKVEGDDQSSSYESIISTVYDELAPIYERVFLRLSQYYRHVYNELYEIFRDYFDGVKIHSKVLDLGSGTGVWTMLLRKRGYHVVSLDISRASLIKCTRSRRCSDPVQGDAIKLPFRDGYFDAVIAYGSVFNHIVKSEDAFREVSRVLSSGGYLLFDVDNLICPDMAYEALLGGVSIRGFLRGLISGRGHVGYWYGHGNEAVPLRFFTIKEILSILGSYGFEVVDLKGIHVLSNIIPSRIHQWGNGKIARVASLLYTFDKVLSRRTPFKYVATTFLIIGRKLN is encoded by the coding sequence ATGAATCGGGAGGTTAAGGTGGAGGGTGACGACCAATCATCTAGTTACGAATCAATAATAAGCACAGTCTATGACGAATTAGCCCCCATCTATGAAAGAGTCTTCCTTAGGCTCTCCCAGTATTATAGGCATGTGTATAATGAGTTGTATGAGATCTTTAGGGATTACTTCGATGGGGTTAAGATACATAGTAAGGTTCTTGACCTAGGTAGCGGTACTGGCGTTTGGACAATGCTCCTCAGGAAACGTGGATATCACGTGGTCAGCTTAGACATATCCCGCGCATCACTCATTAAGTGCACCAGGTCAAGGAGGTGCAGCGACCCCGTGCAGGGAGACGCCATTAAACTGCCCTTTAGGGATGGCTACTTCGATGCCGTTATTGCCTACGGCAGCGTCTTTAATCACATCGTGAAATCCGAGGATGCATTCAGGGAGGTCTCCAGGGTTTTAAGTAGCGGTGGTTATTTACTATTTGATGTGGATAACCTAATCTGCCCCGACATGGCCTATGAGGCATTACTTGGTGGTGTGTCAATAAGGGGTTTCCTCAGGGGATTAATCAGTGGTAGGGGGCATGTGGGTTATTGGTATGGCCACGGCAATGAGGCAGTTCCACTTAGGTTCTTCACGATTAAGGAAATACTGAGTATATTGGGTAGTTATGGGTTTGAGGTGGTGGATCTTAAGGGTATTCATGTATTATCGAATATAATCCCATCCAGGATACATCAATGGGGTAATGGTAAAATTGCGAGGGTTGCATCATTACTATACACATTCGATAAAGTGCTGAGTAGGCGTACTCCATTTAAGTACGTAGCCACCACATTCCTAATTATTGGCAGGAAGTTAAACTAA
- a CDS encoding nucleotidyltransferase domain-containing protein, with product MGEGETKRAWLSDLRKYVSDISSAIPVEAIILYGSAARNLNGSWSDIDVLVISDAFRGIPIPDRISLLLRFKRGRIEALGYTFDELVRMVNAMNPLALNALIEGRIIVGSDRVRKLAEETRKRFIRRGRAWFMIPG from the coding sequence GTGGGTGAGGGAGAGACTAAGAGAGCTTGGCTTAGCGACTTAAGGAAATACGTCAGCGACATATCATCCGCAATACCAGTTGAGGCTATTATACTGTACGGCTCAGCGGCGAGGAATCTAAACGGGTCCTGGAGCGACATTGATGTCCTAGTGATCAGCGACGCCTTCAGGGGCATTCCCATACCGGACAGAATCAGTCTTCTCCTCAGGTTCAAGAGGGGGCGTATTGAGGCATTGGGCTACACATTTGATGAATTGGTCAGGATGGTTAATGCCATGAACCCACTGGCATTAAATGCATTAATCGAGGGTAGAATTATCGTGGGTAGTGACAGGGTTAGGAAACTGGCCGAGGAGACTAGGAAACGCTTCATAAGGAGAGGTAGGGCGTGGTTCATGATACCAGGTTAA
- a CDS encoding aspartyl protease family protein encodes MRHVWVNARIGSVDLSRVIEVKALVDTGATLTVIPRSLANELGLVITGKSRVETGAGVIKVDRSRAWVEVEGRGEVVPVLVSDVIDKVLIGVTTLEVLELEVDPVTGRLRERTLLLY; translated from the coding sequence ATGAGGCACGTTTGGGTTAACGCCAGGATTGGTAGCGTTGACTTGAGTAGGGTTATTGAGGTTAAGGCCCTGGTAGACACGGGCGCAACCTTAACCGTGATACCACGCTCACTGGCCAATGAGCTTGGCCTGGTGATTACCGGCAAGTCTAGGGTTGAGACTGGGGCTGGGGTTATTAAGGTTGATAGGTCTAGGGCCTGGGTTGAGGTTGAGGGAAGGGGTGAGGTCGTCCCAGTGCTTGTTTCCGACGTAATCGATAAGGTCCTAATCGGCGTAACCACCCTTGAGGTCCTCGAGCTCGAGGTCGACCCAGTGACCGGCCGCTTAAGGGAGAGGACATTACTCCTATACTAG
- the hepT gene encoding type VII toxin-antitoxin system HepT family RNase toxin produces MGRLSDLLAIIKRNVEEVDTLASRYGTDELLNDYVLLNAVLHMLQVAIQALIDMGSHIMVERGLKAPSTYSEVPIYLSQAGAINSDDSRIFRRMIGFRNVLVHNYSQVSIDVLREILARALYRDLLRIAIKLFDYAVSNNIDV; encoded by the coding sequence GTGGGTCGATTAAGTGATTTGTTGGCGATTATTAAGAGGAATGTTGAGGAGGTTGACACCCTGGCCTCTAGGTACGGCACTGATGAGTTACTTAATGATTATGTGCTGCTGAACGCCGTGTTACATATGTTACAGGTCGCAATACAGGCATTAATCGACATGGGCTCGCACATAATGGTTGAGAGAGGGCTTAAGGCGCCATCAACGTACTCGGAGGTACCCATTTACCTGAGCCAAGCCGGTGCTATAAATAGTGATGACTCGAGGATCTTTAGAAGAATGATAGGCTTCAGGAATGTCCTAGTGCATAATTACTCGCAGGTCTCTATCGATGTCCTCCGCGAAATCCTGGCCAGGGCATTGTATAGGGATTTACTGAGGATTGCCATTAAGTTGTTTGATTATGCCGTGAGTAATAATATTGATGTTTAG
- a CDS encoding nucleotidyltransferase domain-containing protein: protein MGACSEQCLRVLGVVRDIIINNNYKDFIQFAVLYGSLVYGVFGPLSDVDVAVLFRDGVDIVDVLPMLISDLALALGVPEDRVDVAVLNDPLLPFEVRFRALAQGVPVYIGDRGVFIREVVRAISLYGDYQVFLRVNGFNELIKRRIGGLRGSIK from the coding sequence ATGGGTGCATGTAGTGAGCAGTGCCTTAGGGTGTTGGGTGTTGTTAGGGATATAATTATTAATAATAATTATAAGGATTTTATTCAGTTTGCCGTGCTTTACGGCTCACTGGTTTATGGTGTGTTTGGTCCCCTTAGTGATGTGGATGTTGCGGTGTTGTTTAGGGATGGCGTTGACATTGTCGATGTATTACCCATGTTAATCAGCGACCTCGCCCTGGCATTGGGTGTTCCTGAGGATAGGGTTGACGTTGCCGTACTTAATGACCCACTACTGCCCTTTGAGGTTAGGTTTAGGGCTTTGGCTCAGGGTGTGCCCGTCTACATTGGTGACCGTGGGGTATTCATTAGGGAGGTTGTTAGGGCAATTAGTCTCTACGGTGATTACCAAGTATTTTTGAGGGTTAATGGATTTAATGAGTTGATTAAGAGGAGGATTGGTGGGCTGCGTGGGTCGATTAAGTGA
- a CDS encoding 30S ribosomal protein S30e, translating to MCLSHGSLTKAGKVRSQTPRIPPKPKKNLIPRRRNSRNYRRLLYRLGQGQQVS from the coding sequence ATATGCCTTAGCCATGGGTCACTGACAAAGGCAGGTAAGGTGAGGAGTCAGACACCTAGGATTCCGCCTAAGCCTAAGAAGAATCTTATTCCTAGGAGGAGGAATAGTCGTAATTATAGGCGTTTGCTTTATAGGCTTGGTCAGGGTCAGCAGGTTTCGTAG